One Flagellimonas sp. CMM7 genomic region harbors:
- a CDS encoding LamG domain-containing protein: MNYRNISLVISLAFLLFGIEVSGQDNFYAYHTKVQHSPSDYVGKYADLIVVLGENKLEFTRQTGYLPKWTTSSHSFLVDDFFPEKDIDTNFEYSYVRLLEESNEQIIVHWRYVKDIEIFKRANKNLDSKFEQGLTHVVHEIFTIYPNGKVERQVKDATGSSYNSWSSKEYADRQTFTLSNSGIDYSPVEWGYKGWVKPERGPQNKVISTSGLKDPVLHWKFDMDILDAEDVDGIADWEMEYYKDSALETITEEIDTILGGSYIVKKGVSGRALAFDGYYTGVEHIEKFELPDNFTVEGWIALDVYPYNEAPLIHNAINFGEQGFYLGVDAYGFPFLRVNGKTIKSDSKLPLYLWKHLSASVEENNAIFYLDGEKVGSTVFKGSLKNSKRLSIGLNTDKARGTDYVREFSQNLPFIYGIQGIIDEVKVYNAALSEKQIAKHYNRFVPTDRTSPVEKAVLPGEVGVAENFGAYYKTLDYHELWDKMWRLTDKTDIVVKFEDSPVSVVYWHGSNFAANWVLDNNRWMADQSSEIFTKHGCSEHMSDKQNRHSYSRIIENNPARVVVHWRYPCVDIGYICTNKANYTDEYHTIYPDGTAIRKTVFNNKLIEAPGFQDVQFFTNPGEDALDVVNINAVTVANTKGETVEYVWEKPNVMPEGELEDASIQWMNSKSDWKIYKIYDEEGIFTWGEDEQSKYTDDPFAGPWNHWPISLLPSDGRFAIDSDRVTHFALGTGGPGPEASIFYGFTDKTIHTLIDPAKYFQNAPKISEIDNGKSKGFMKAEKAYLISEVTQGDININIDASKESPIHNPAFVFDNIKLDIDQARANGKKLEMGKEVRVGHEYNAQGKPKTIVWLQFNTDKQLSIEIK, translated from the coding sequence ATGAATTATAGAAATATTTCGTTGGTTATTTCCTTAGCATTTTTATTGTTTGGAATTGAGGTAAGCGGTCAAGACAATTTTTACGCTTATCACACAAAAGTACAGCATTCACCATCTGACTATGTTGGCAAATATGCCGATTTAATTGTGGTCTTGGGAGAAAATAAATTGGAGTTTACAAGACAAACTGGCTATTTGCCAAAATGGACAACTTCCAGTCATTCCTTCCTAGTAGATGATTTCTTTCCGGAAAAAGATATTGATACTAATTTTGAATACTCCTATGTGCGCCTGCTCGAGGAAAGTAATGAGCAAATTATTGTGCACTGGCGTTATGTTAAGGATATAGAGATTTTTAAGAGAGCCAATAAAAACCTAGATTCTAAATTTGAGCAAGGACTCACCCATGTTGTGCATGAAATATTTACTATTTATCCTAATGGTAAAGTTGAAAGACAGGTAAAAGACGCTACAGGCTCTAGTTATAATAGCTGGTCAAGTAAAGAGTATGCAGATAGGCAAACCTTCACGCTATCTAATTCAGGAATTGATTACAGTCCAGTTGAATGGGGATATAAGGGCTGGGTAAAACCAGAAAGGGGACCACAAAATAAGGTCATTTCCACTAGTGGACTAAAAGATCCAGTATTACACTGGAAATTCGATATGGATATTTTGGATGCAGAGGATGTAGATGGTATTGCAGATTGGGAGATGGAGTATTATAAAGATAGTGCCCTGGAGACTATTACCGAAGAAATAGATACTATTTTAGGAGGTAGTTATATAGTTAAGAAGGGTGTTTCAGGAAGAGCTCTGGCGTTTGATGGTTATTACACGGGGGTTGAGCATATAGAAAAGTTCGAACTACCGGATAATTTTACAGTAGAAGGATGGATAGCCTTAGATGTATATCCTTATAATGAAGCACCACTAATCCATAATGCCATAAACTTTGGAGAACAAGGGTTTTACCTTGGCGTAGATGCCTACGGATTTCCATTTTTAAGGGTAAACGGAAAAACCATAAAGAGTGATTCAAAACTTCCTTTATACCTATGGAAACATTTGTCGGCATCGGTTGAGGAAAATAATGCTATATTTTATCTAGATGGAGAAAAGGTAGGCAGTACCGTTTTTAAAGGTTCATTAAAGAATTCTAAGAGGCTGTCTATTGGTCTAAATACAGACAAGGCCAGAGGTACTGATTATGTACGTGAATTTTCTCAAAATTTACCATTCATTTACGGCATTCAGGGAATCATAGATGAAGTTAAGGTTTATAATGCTGCTTTATCTGAGAAGCAGATAGCTAAGCACTATAACCGATTTGTTCCAACAGATAGAACTTCCCCTGTTGAAAAAGCGGTCCTACCAGGAGAAGTAGGTGTTGCTGAAAACTTTGGAGCCTATTACAAGACCCTTGACTACCATGAGTTATGGGATAAAATGTGGAGGCTCACAGATAAGACAGACATTGTAGTTAAGTTTGAAGACTCCCCTGTAAGTGTGGTATATTGGCATGGTTCCAATTTTGCCGCAAATTGGGTACTGGATAACAACCGATGGATGGCTGATCAAAGCTCAGAGATATTCACTAAACATGGTTGCTCAGAGCATATGTCTGATAAACAAAATAGGCACAGTTATTCCAGAATTATAGAAAATAATCCGGCCAGGGTGGTAGTACATTGGAGGTATCCTTGTGTAGATATAGGCTATATTTGCACAAATAAAGCAAATTATACAGATGAATATCATACAATATACCCTGATGGAACGGCTATTAGAAAGACAGTTTTCAATAATAAATTAATTGAGGCCCCTGGTTTTCAGGATGTCCAGTTTTTTACAAACCCGGGGGAAGATGCTTTAGATGTTGTTAATATTAATGCCGTAACAGTGGCCAATACCAAAGGAGAAACTGTTGAATATGTTTGGGAAAAGCCAAATGTTATGCCAGAAGGGGAATTAGAGGATGCATCTATTCAGTGGATGAATTCAAAATCCGATTGGAAAATATATAAGATTTATGATGAAGAAGGCATCTTTACATGGGGTGAAGATGAACAATCAAAATATACCGATGATCCATTTGCAGGACCATGGAATCATTGGCCTATTAGCTTATTGCCATCAGATGGTAGATTTGCCATAGATTCAGATCGCGTTACTCATTTTGCATTAGGTACGGGCGGACCTGGACCAGAAGCTAGCATTTTTTACGGATTTACAGATAAAACCATACATACTTTGATTGACCCCGCCAAATATTTCCAAAACGCACCTAAAATTTCAGAAATAGATAACGGAAAAAGTAAAGGCTTTATGAAAGCCGAAAAAGCTTACCTAATAAGCGAGGTAACCCAAGGTGATATTAATATTAATATTGATGCGTCAAAAGAATCGCCAATCCATAATCCCGCATTTGTTTTTGATAACATCAAACTTGATATAGATCAGGCTAGGGCAAACGGGAAAAAATTAGAGATGGGAAAAGAGGTCAGGGTTGGACATGAATATAACGCACAAGGCAAACCAAAAACAATAGTTTGGCTTCAGTTTAATACAGATAAGCAGTTAAGCATTGAAATTAAATGA
- a CDS encoding L-rhamnose mutarotase yields MKTYFKTISLLFALFLLVSCNSTPNNAMNEKITKRVGMVIKLKPEHIEEYKKLHADSNPGVRDLLTKYGMRNFSIFLHEINGEYYEFGYYEYVGNDFEADMKKMGEEERTIAWLKVCDPMQTPLEGYKSWTEMERVYFNP; encoded by the coding sequence ATGAAAACCTATTTTAAAACCATTAGCCTTTTATTCGCCTTATTTTTATTGGTTTCATGTAATTCAACACCTAACAACGCTATGAATGAAAAAATAACAAAGCGTGTTGGCATGGTTATCAAACTTAAGCCAGAACACATTGAGGAGTATAAAAAATTGCATGCCGACTCCAACCCAGGGGTCCGTGATTTACTTACAAAATATGGCATGCGCAATTTTTCCATCTTTCTTCATGAAATAAACGGAGAATACTATGAGTTTGGCTATTACGAATACGTCGGCAATGATTTTGAGGCCGACATGAAAAAAATGGGAGAAGAAGAAAGAACCATTGCCTGGCTAAAAGTATGTGACCCCATGCAAACTCCATTAGAGGGGTATAAAAGCTGGACAGAAATGGAACGCGTATACTTCAACCCCTAA
- a CDS encoding glycoside hydrolase family 3 C-terminal domain-containing protein has product MKIKNTSFLYLLILLVGCKNQNKPAYLDMTLSADERSADLVSQMTLEEKILQLSHLSPAIERLNVTAYDMNFDNPYGQISIEFENEDAAEYEQKRPWEKENWHHWEDMGLGCLDGGYWNEALHGVARSGLATVFPQAIGLGSTWNPDLIQSMADVTSTEARIHYNKYGKKLTYWSPTINILRDPRWGRNEESYGEDPYLLSRMAVGFVKGLQGNDPSYLKAVATVKHFVANNSEFNRHTGSSDVSERWLREYYLPAFKASIMEGGAMSVMSAYNSLNGIPASANTWLLDDVLRKEWGFKGYVVSDCGAISDIVHGHKFETDPERAVAMAVKAGTDLECETCGDEQFLYDKYLSGAFEKGYITEAEIDKAVARLFRARILLGEFDPAEKVPFSAIPESDLDSESHKQLALQVARESMVLLKNDGILPLNQEKLNSIAVIGPNANVAVLGGYSGTPSKEVSALEGIKEMVGDNVKVEFAKGCLISHHINEEEVSTEQLQEIESFDKEGELKKAVALAKNSDVAVVFVGTNLTVANEEADRSNLNLPGDQQKLVEAVCKVNKKVIVVLINGMSLTIDWIDNNVPGILEAWYPGQSGGTAIAEVLFGKYNPGGKLPVTFYKNLEDLPPIGDYDIAKGRTYMFFEGDVIYPFGHGLSYTNFEYGNLKVDGNNVTLDVQNTGDYQGDEVVQLYVRNLATPDVAQPMKKLRKFRRIHLDKGTSKTLDFTLDKSDFAYWDEHKKEWTVASGDYEILVGSSSADIRVKMSITR; this is encoded by the coding sequence ATGAAAATCAAGAACACTTCATTTCTATACCTTCTAATACTTCTAGTGGGTTGCAAAAATCAAAATAAGCCTGCTTATCTTGATATGACCTTGTCTGCAGATGAAAGGTCGGCAGATCTAGTTTCCCAAATGACCTTAGAAGAAAAAATTTTGCAATTAAGTCATTTATCTCCGGCAATAGAGCGTCTGAACGTAACCGCTTATGATATGAATTTTGACAATCCGTATGGACAGATTTCTATAGAATTCGAAAATGAGGATGCCGCAGAATATGAGCAGAAACGTCCATGGGAGAAGGAGAACTGGCACCATTGGGAAGACATGGGATTGGGATGTCTAGATGGGGGTTACTGGAACGAAGCACTACATGGGGTGGCACGCTCGGGATTGGCAACTGTTTTTCCTCAAGCCATAGGGTTGGGAAGTACATGGAACCCGGATCTCATTCAAAGTATGGCAGATGTTACTTCAACAGAGGCCCGCATCCATTATAATAAATACGGAAAAAAACTAACCTATTGGTCACCTACCATTAATATACTAAGAGATCCAAGGTGGGGTCGAAATGAGGAATCATATGGTGAAGACCCTTACCTGCTGTCCAGAATGGCAGTAGGCTTTGTGAAAGGACTTCAGGGTAATGACCCAAGTTATTTAAAAGCGGTGGCTACCGTAAAGCACTTTGTAGCAAATAACAGTGAGTTTAATAGGCATACAGGATCTTCAGACGTAAGTGAGCGATGGTTAAGGGAATATTATTTACCAGCATTTAAAGCGTCAATTATGGAAGGTGGAGCAATGTCTGTGATGAGCGCCTATAACAGCCTGAACGGTATTCCTGCTAGTGCAAATACTTGGTTGCTAGATGATGTATTAAGAAAAGAATGGGGTTTTAAGGGTTATGTGGTTTCAGATTGTGGTGCCATTAGTGATATTGTTCATGGGCATAAATTTGAAACAGATCCAGAAAGAGCCGTGGCCATGGCCGTGAAAGCTGGTACTGATTTAGAATGTGAAACATGTGGTGACGAGCAGTTCTTATATGATAAATATCTTTCTGGGGCTTTTGAGAAAGGATATATCACAGAAGCAGAAATAGATAAGGCTGTTGCAAGATTATTCAGGGCACGCATTCTACTCGGAGAATTCGATCCAGCCGAGAAAGTTCCTTTTAGTGCAATTCCTGAAAGTGACCTAGATAGCGAATCCCATAAACAATTGGCTTTACAAGTGGCTCGTGAAAGTATGGTGCTACTTAAAAATGATGGTATACTTCCTTTAAATCAGGAAAAGCTAAACAGTATTGCTGTTATTGGGCCAAATGCTAATGTGGCTGTTCTGGGCGGGTACAGCGGGACCCCATCAAAAGAAGTAAGTGCCCTTGAAGGGATTAAAGAAATGGTTGGAGATAATGTAAAAGTGGAATTCGCTAAGGGCTGTTTGATTTCTCATCATATCAATGAAGAAGAAGTCAGCACAGAGCAATTACAAGAAATTGAAAGTTTTGATAAAGAAGGCGAACTTAAAAAGGCAGTAGCTTTAGCTAAAAATTCGGATGTAGCGGTGGTTTTTGTAGGGACCAACTTAACAGTAGCTAATGAAGAGGCCGATCGTTCTAATTTAAACCTTCCAGGAGATCAGCAAAAGTTAGTAGAAGCAGTTTGTAAAGTGAACAAAAAAGTTATTGTTGTTCTCATTAATGGGATGTCATTGACAATTGATTGGATCGATAATAATGTACCAGGGATTTTAGAAGCCTGGTACCCTGGGCAATCGGGTGGCACGGCTATAGCAGAAGTGCTTTTTGGTAAATACAATCCTGGAGGTAAATTACCTGTTACTTTTTATAAGAATTTAGAAGATTTACCACCAATAGGCGACTATGATATTGCGAAAGGACGTACTTACATGTTCTTTGAAGGTGATGTTATTTACCCATTTGGACATGGCCTCAGTTATACCAATTTTGAATACGGCAATTTAAAGGTAGATGGTAACAATGTGACCTTAGATGTTCAGAATACTGGTGATTATCAGGGAGATGAGGTCGTTCAATTATACGTTAGAAATCTAGCAACTCCGGACGTTGCACAACCAATGAAAAAGTTGCGCAAGTTCAGAAGAATCCATTTAGATAAAGGTACATCTAAAACACTTGATTTTACTTTAGATAAATCTGATTTTGCATATTGGGATGAACATAAAAAAGAATGGACGGTTGCTTCTGGAGATTATGAGATTCTTGTTGGTTCTTCTTCAGCCGATATTAGAGTTAAAATGTCAATTACGCGGTAA
- a CDS encoding ROK family transcriptional regulator, whose translation MIVKDASYINKLNKIEILKIIRDSESTSRAEIVKIAKLSAPTVTRIVDSLVQMELVKIVGDGNSTGGRPPKMLKFDGSNAYVVGIDLGATSIRGAISNLNGDIIIEVETQTDLSGGFEKICIQINQIVDKLKLRSKLDDSKIQGIGIAVAGLINFENGIIEYSPVFNWSKVDLRQELKKHISLPIIYDNASRVTAFGELLQGHGRQFKNFIFVNAGYGIGSGIVVDGKPFYGHKGFSGEFGHIILNAESEYVGKDGLRGSLESLSSGYAIAEIAKQKVSDYPNSIILEKVNGKIEDISAKIVVQSAKEMDNLAMQIFEEAMKYFGIGLDALIKLFDPEAIILTGGLTKNGDIFFDKLKENMVLNQFKQLEREVKILPSSFGEDASLVGALSIILDRVFQFELTQ comes from the coding sequence ATGATTGTAAAGGACGCTTCATACATTAATAAGCTGAACAAAATTGAGATTTTAAAAATTATCCGTGATTCGGAGTCAACTTCTAGGGCAGAAATTGTAAAAATTGCCAAACTAAGTGCTCCAACGGTTACAAGAATTGTTGACAGCTTGGTGCAAATGGAACTTGTTAAGATTGTTGGCGATGGTAATTCAACGGGTGGAAGACCTCCTAAAATGCTCAAGTTTGACGGAAGTAATGCTTATGTTGTGGGTATAGACCTCGGAGCCACTAGTATAAGAGGAGCTATTTCCAACTTGAATGGTGATATTATAATTGAAGTTGAAACTCAAACCGATTTAAGTGGGGGATTTGAGAAGATTTGTATCCAGATTAATCAAATAGTAGATAAACTAAAATTACGATCTAAGTTAGATGATTCTAAAATTCAAGGTATTGGGATTGCGGTAGCTGGTTTAATTAATTTTGAAAATGGTATCATAGAATATTCCCCAGTTTTTAACTGGAGTAAAGTAGACCTTAGACAAGAATTAAAAAAGCACATTAGCTTGCCAATAATTTATGATAACGCTTCAAGAGTTACCGCTTTCGGAGAGCTCCTTCAAGGGCATGGCAGACAATTCAAAAATTTCATTTTTGTTAATGCCGGTTATGGTATTGGGTCCGGAATTGTGGTAGACGGAAAACCTTTCTATGGCCATAAAGGGTTTTCTGGAGAGTTTGGACATATCATTCTTAATGCAGAAAGCGAATACGTCGGTAAAGACGGACTAAGAGGAAGTTTAGAATCTTTGTCCTCTGGTTATGCCATTGCTGAAATAGCTAAGCAAAAAGTATCTGATTATCCTAATAGCATAATACTGGAAAAAGTAAATGGTAAGATTGAAGATATATCTGCAAAAATTGTAGTTCAATCAGCCAAAGAAATGGACAACCTAGCAATGCAAATTTTTGAAGAAGCCATGAAATATTTTGGAATAGGTTTAGATGCGCTAATAAAACTATTTGATCCTGAAGCCATTATACTAACAGGGGGGCTTACAAAAAACGGAGACATATTCTTTGACAAACTAAAGGAAAATATGGTTCTTAACCAATTTAAGCAACTGGAAAGAGAAGTTAAAATACTACCTTCTTCTTTTGGTGAAGACGCCTCCTTGGTTGGAGCATTGTCTATTATTCTAGATAGGGTTTTCCAGTTTGAGCTTACCCAATGA
- a CDS encoding T9SS type A sorting domain-containing protein has protein sequence MRNKYLILVLWCAILTANLSFSQFGQGLTPAQVAGTPNKTAVQSGDWSSGATWGGSIPVNGDKVRIPLGLTVTVRSKVSAEMKSIDILGKLTFDPSVDTELKSEYVHGGMASILEIGTAAAPIQAGKSAKFIVTDSGAPVANDWWRYAPGLVLMGKVDMHGQAKTTWLELASGISAGATSMTLASAPSNWQIGDKLVLAATTAQNFTSDDVVTITSINGTTVNFSPATTYAHQPPAEAPNLKVHVANYTRNIVFTSENISVSAKRRGHLMFMHTNDVRMKHVEMLEMGRTDKTQPVNDFQAFIIGDMNQINRNFLPGDPGSPELEAGENQWGSNTNPRGRYSVHFHRSLENESPQTEGDAIPRAQVQGVTVFNDPGWGYVSHSSSVDFIENASYGVVGGAFNTEAGDELGSFVRNIALRTVNPTDPFGNPSAGEADLNLREGGMDFAFQGDAYWFHSHGVTIRDNVAAGVSGHSYVFWPEGLIEIGKGQRRGQVNWHLSSAQRALVGTASSHPDPELNGIPWQFDCWLIPAKPFQNNTAYSTSKGVSLFYAHSRFLNNLEPANPQLPAGTQGLYNHVSEEFRATLDVRIEGTKIWNIRNAGIQSQYASHVSIVNNEVYGYGTPVTHGGRVVEGVDLDHWRNSDNWLIEGNTIKGFASGAIGLTPPTNATSIVMRNNTYDNPGTDIRISSRTYRGEAEEVSETGVGAEKREPSWTGMVTTPLNKRVLTLTNEDFISQSVNNIVMRASLSNDFTVDVEDGFAVSSKPRNPYSFLYKDEITLNFGSFNNSRLYFDQQAADFTPITNQNYQWSANEETPNEFSIALEWRNKTNQQLASVSLNGTTGHSFSGEIMPAGATANAMITGGKVTGVSIEGCPLDNLPSNNFTIVGNNETCQGRSNGEIIINSQQAGTYAANINNTTTVFFNQHKIEGLAPGTYTLCIEVPGAPVSCDRCYEIFIGEGISLTGKSSTSKMTGSQGALMTIDIDKGTAPFTVKVNGNETGQYNTSKFEIVVTDQDQVEVTSTKSCEGKLAFIAKVDGAINLYPNPVKNDFTITGQSKSNRIQVEIYSLTGRLINKENYNLIGNTARISSSDLAQGLYLVKVDTGSNSKVFKMIKQ, from the coding sequence ATGAGAAATAAATATTTGATACTGGTTTTATGGTGTGCTATATTAACCGCAAATTTATCTTTTTCGCAGTTTGGCCAAGGTTTAACTCCTGCTCAGGTAGCAGGTACTCCTAATAAAACTGCAGTACAATCAGGAGATTGGTCTTCTGGTGCAACCTGGGGAGGAAGTATACCTGTAAACGGAGATAAAGTTCGTATTCCATTAGGTCTTACCGTCACTGTAAGGTCGAAGGTTTCAGCAGAGATGAAAAGTATTGATATTTTAGGGAAACTAACTTTTGACCCTTCAGTTGATACGGAATTAAAATCTGAATATGTTCATGGCGGTATGGCCAGTATTCTGGAAATTGGTACAGCTGCAGCTCCGATCCAGGCAGGTAAATCGGCTAAGTTTATAGTGACAGACAGTGGTGCGCCAGTAGCCAACGATTGGTGGCGGTATGCACCTGGATTGGTTCTGATGGGTAAGGTGGATATGCATGGGCAAGCTAAAACTACTTGGTTGGAGCTCGCTTCAGGTATTTCAGCGGGGGCCACATCTATGACTTTAGCATCAGCACCATCCAACTGGCAGATAGGTGATAAGCTTGTGCTTGCAGCAACTACTGCCCAAAACTTTACTAGTGACGATGTTGTAACCATTACAAGTATCAATGGTACTACTGTAAATTTTAGTCCTGCTACCACCTACGCACATCAACCTCCGGCAGAAGCCCCTAATTTAAAGGTTCATGTAGCAAATTATACCAGAAATATTGTATTCACATCAGAGAATATAAGTGTGTCTGCTAAAAGAAGAGGACATTTAATGTTTATGCATACTAACGATGTTAGGATGAAACACGTTGAAATGTTGGAAATGGGACGTACGGACAAGACTCAGCCAGTAAATGATTTTCAAGCTTTTATAATTGGAGACATGAATCAGATTAACAGGAACTTCTTACCAGGGGATCCAGGTTCTCCAGAGTTGGAAGCAGGAGAAAATCAATGGGGGTCGAATACCAATCCAAGAGGACGATATTCAGTACACTTTCATAGGAGTTTAGAGAATGAATCACCGCAAACAGAAGGAGATGCAATACCTAGAGCACAAGTACAAGGTGTTACGGTTTTTAACGATCCGGGATGGGGATATGTAAGTCATTCGAGCTCAGTTGACTTTATTGAAAATGCATCTTATGGCGTAGTTGGGGGAGCATTTAATACCGAAGCAGGAGATGAACTTGGTTCATTTGTCCGTAATATAGCTTTACGTACCGTTAATCCTACAGATCCATTTGGTAACCCAAGTGCTGGTGAAGCAGATTTAAATTTAAGAGAAGGAGGCATGGATTTTGCTTTTCAGGGAGATGCCTATTGGTTTCATAGCCATGGGGTTACAATTCGAGATAATGTGGCAGCTGGCGTTTCAGGGCATTCCTATGTATTCTGGCCAGAGGGCTTGATTGAAATTGGAAAAGGACAAAGGCGCGGACAGGTGAATTGGCATTTAAGCTCAGCTCAACGTGCATTAGTAGGCACAGCCAGTTCGCATCCTGACCCTGAATTAAATGGTATTCCTTGGCAGTTTGACTGTTGGTTAATTCCGGCCAAACCGTTTCAAAATAATACGGCTTATTCTACAAGCAAAGGCGTTTCTTTATTTTATGCACATTCCAGATTTTTAAACAATCTGGAACCTGCAAATCCTCAATTACCTGCAGGTACACAAGGTTTATATAACCATGTTTCAGAAGAATTTAGAGCTACACTTGACGTAAGGATTGAAGGAACCAAGATATGGAATATTAGAAATGCTGGAATACAATCCCAGTATGCTTCACATGTATCTATAGTAAACAACGAAGTATATGGTTATGGTACTCCAGTCACTCATGGAGGGCGAGTAGTAGAAGGTGTAGATTTAGATCATTGGAGAAACTCTGATAATTGGTTAATTGAAGGTAATACCATAAAAGGTTTTGCTTCAGGAGCTATTGGTCTTACACCACCAACCAATGCTACATCTATTGTTATGCGCAACAATACCTATGATAATCCAGGAACAGATATACGAATCAGTTCAAGAACCTATCGGGGAGAAGCTGAAGAAGTATCAGAGACAGGTGTTGGAGCTGAAAAAAGAGAACCTAGTTGGACAGGAATGGTGACTACACCACTTAATAAGAGGGTGTTAACATTAACCAATGAGGATTTTATATCGCAATCTGTAAATAATATAGTCATGCGAGCTTCGTTAAGTAATGATTTTACCGTGGATGTAGAAGATGGATTTGCAGTGAGTAGTAAACCTAGGAACCCTTATTCATTTTTATATAAGGATGAGATTACGTTGAATTTTGGGTCATTTAATAATTCAAGATTGTATTTTGATCAGCAAGCTGCAGATTTCACCCCTATCACAAATCAAAATTACCAATGGTCTGCAAATGAAGAAACTCCTAATGAATTTTCAATAGCACTTGAATGGAGAAATAAGACAAACCAACAGTTAGCATCTGTTTCCTTAAACGGAACGACGGGTCATTCTTTTAGTGGTGAAATCATGCCTGCCGGCGCAACTGCAAATGCTATGATTACCGGCGGTAAAGTCACTGGAGTTAGCATTGAGGGCTGTCCGTTGGATAATTTGCCCTCTAATAATTTCACTATAGTGGGCAACAATGAAACTTGTCAAGGAAGGTCTAATGGTGAGATTATAATAAACAGCCAACAGGCAGGTACCTATGCCGCCAATATTAACAATACAACTACAGTATTTTTCAACCAACATAAGATTGAAGGTCTGGCGCCGGGAACCTATACATTGTGTATAGAAGTACCCGGAGCACCAGTAAGTTGTGATCGTTGTTATGAAATCTTTATTGGCGAAGGTATTAGCTTAACAGGGAAATCGAGTACTAGTAAAATGACAGGTTCTCAAGGCGCACTAATGACTATAGACATCGATAAGGGAACAGCACCCTTTACCGTAAAGGTTAATGGTAATGAAACAGGTCAATACAATACCTCTAAATTCGAGATAGTAGTAACAGACCAAGATCAGGTAGAGGTTACGTCAACGAAATCTTGCGAAGGAAAGCTAGCCTTTATTGCCAAGGTTGATGGAGCCATAAATTTATACCCCAACCCAGTCAAGAATGATTTTACCATTACCGGGCAATCAAAATCTAACAGAATACAAGTAGAGATATATTCTTTAACGGGACGTTTGATAAACAAGGAGAATTATAATTTGATCGGTAATACAGCTCGCATTAGTTCTAGTGATCTGGCTCAGGGACTATATCTAGTCAAAGTAGACACCGGAAGCAACAGCAAAGTTTTTAAAATGATCAAGCAATAA
- a CDS encoding carbohydrate kinase yields MMKIPKVVCYGEVLFDKLPTVKKIGGAPLNVAIRVNSLGGQAQLISSVGADQEGNEIIDYLNALDFPTDFIQTCQHYPTGEAKVSLDDKGNATYEIKHPVAWDQITLNQNITTLVAQSDALIFGSLSNRDKKSRTTLLELLKLAKYSVLDLNLRAPHYEQSTLKELILNADLIKCSDEEFNEITSLYKSTYNSIELNVQYIAKITKTKSICITMGANGALFYYDSKFYYCDGYDINVVDTVGAGDSFLAGLVIQLLQNNNKPQYALNFACATGAMVAQNSGANPKIHLHDIIEIMST; encoded by the coding sequence ATGATGAAAATACCCAAAGTTGTCTGTTATGGTGAAGTCCTATTTGACAAACTTCCAACTGTAAAAAAAATCGGTGGAGCACCTTTGAACGTAGCGATTAGAGTGAATTCTTTAGGCGGTCAAGCCCAACTTATTAGTTCTGTTGGTGCTGATCAAGAGGGAAACGAAATCATTGATTACCTTAATGCACTTGATTTTCCAACAGACTTTATACAAACCTGCCAGCATTACCCTACAGGTGAGGCCAAGGTATCTCTTGATGATAAAGGCAATGCCACTTATGAAATAAAGCATCCTGTTGCCTGGGATCAAATTACATTGAATCAAAATATAACCACATTGGTAGCCCAGTCAGATGCCCTTATCTTTGGATCCCTTTCCAATAGAGACAAAAAGTCCAGGACTACCCTCCTTGAACTTTTGAAACTCGCTAAATACAGTGTCTTGGATTTGAACCTTAGAGCTCCGCATTATGAACAATCCACCTTAAAGGAACTCATACTAAATGCCGACTTAATTAAGTGTAGTGATGAAGAGTTTAATGAAATTACTTCATTATATAAATCTACTTATAACTCAATAGAGCTCAATGTACAGTACATAGCTAAAATCACAAAAACCAAGAGTATTTGTATTACAATGGGTGCAAATGGCGCTTTGTTTTATTATGATTCGAAATTCTATTATTGCGATGGGTACGACATAAACGTAGTTGACACAGTTGGTGCTGGAGACTCCTTTTTAGCAGGATTGGTAATACAATTACTTCAAAACAATAATAAACCCCAATATGCCTTGAATTTTGCCTGTGCCACTGGAGCGATGGTTGCTCAAAACAGCGGAGCGAATCCAAAAATACATCTCCATGATATTATTGAAATAATGTCCACATAA